One window of Trichoderma breve strain T069 chromosome 3, whole genome shotgun sequence genomic DNA carries:
- a CDS encoding flavin containing amine oxidoreductase domain-containing protein — protein sequence MATGVENHLSLEKEVPIGPSFSYPQDVDSSSPISSLAPESVTHSQSQSQSQIPASPSSSLSYPQVSGQGSSDESSEVAPEIVVWTEDMDLSSSSLSTHDPEDSSGMHLDTDDEKHQHGDDSPLPVEPTDDPIAESFSSSHSSLTDLSDASSSPSIVSSKATTPVETEIPSRPQVVRAAQSFSASSHRHDIERLTFNVRPKSSVPTDIPSYQYASECIAAAESSRLNPYALHPEEYHFLRHHISHSQVTTYLNIRNGILRIWMKQPSVSVTRHEAVGCANARWFDAANVCYDWLIRRGYINYGCVQLPEPQSELRVEPPTKKRKTIAVIGAGISGLSCARQLDGLFKQHAGHFYARGEEPPKVILLEGRGRVGGRVYSREFKTRTAESEIEFKGKRHTAEMGGMIITGFDRGNPLNVIVRGQLGIPYHSLTAETTIYDSNGKPVDPIRDLLVEKLYNDCLDRVSEFKFKSQPSKLIEGNRDLIDDGRDSPGDGSKTIMQAEEATAALPDAPSVSQQNVPETVNMVPVSADKLTGRVHNEPGVPATVKASEKARLMGWNIRPGAAEKGNLDLTPATALEGSTLGSVLDHAITQYKNIVDLNAQDHRLINWHIANLEYSNATNLHKLSLGLWDIDAGNEWEGNHTMVVGGYQSVARGLLQCPSPLDIMTKFPVQKITYNGEGFDGVAIIESEDGTQVEANAVVCTIPLGVLKQGSIGFEPPLPSEKADAIGRLGFGILNKVVLLYDKVFWDSDRHIFGVLRDATNRHSTSQQDYSTNRGRFFQWFNVTNTTGLPCLIALMAGDAGFDTEHTSNDSLVAEATEILRSVFGKDVPYPIETVVTRWGSDRFARGSYSSAAPDMLPEDYNVMAQPAGNLFFAGEHTIGTHPATVHGAYLSGLRAASEVLEAMIGPIEVPTPLVLPRDSLLLHKRKEAAKDPRQARLEAYEIEVWEHVLSKIGDRPLRPNKVSGSAYILFSKAHFEAAKKKCEESRKPGKTRSLPNEVRIMTSRMWKEATPDERKPYEEQAAEQKKLYLQAMQEYTELAEKWDRQAIALRAAYEQEHPSLPGPEEGPEDASMMQKHRRARNVSYAEGGDSDVEL from the exons AGATATGGatttgagcagcagcagcctaTCAACCCATGACCCAGAAGACTCTTCTGGCATGCATCTTGATACGGA TGATGAGAAGCATCAGCACGGCGATGATAGCCCGCTACCAGTCGAACCCACAGACGACCCCATTGCTGAGTCgttctcttcttcgcatTCCTCCCTAACAGACCTTTCAGACGCCTCATCGTCTCCTTCAATTGTCTCTAGTAAGGCTACGACACCTGTCGAGACTGAAATACCTAGTCGCCCACAGGTTGTTAGGGCGGCACAAAGCTTTTCGGCATCATCGCACCGCCATGATATTGAGCGTTTGACCTTCAACGTTCGGCCGAAGTCATCTGTCCCGACAGATATTCCATCCTACCAATATGCCAGCGAGtgcattgctgccgccgaaTCATCGCGGCTAAATCCGTACGCGCTACATCCTGAAGAGTATCACTTCCTCCGGCATCACATATCCCACTCCCAAGTTACGACATACCTTAATATCAGAAACGGCATACTGCGCATAtggatgaagcagccatcGGTCAGTGTAACACGGCACGAGGCGGTCGGATGTGCTAATGCGCGCTGGTTCGATGCTGCGAACGTGTGTTACGACTGGCTGATCCGTCGTGGATACATAAACTATGGCTGCGTGCAGCTTCCTGAACCCCAATCTGAACTCAGGGTCGAGCCCCCTACAAAGAAGCGAAAGACTATCGCTGTAATTGGAGCAGGCATCTCAGGCTTATCCTGCGCCAGGCAGCTAGATGGTCTCTTTAAACAGCACGCGGGCCACTTCTATGCAAGAGGTGAAGAGCCACCCAAGGTGATTCTTCTCGAAGGCAGAGGTCGCGTTGGAGGCAGAGTATATTCTCGAGAGTTCAAAACAAGAACAGCCGAGAGCGAAATTGAATTCAAGGGAAAGAGACATACCGCCGAGATGGGCGGCATGATTATCACGGGGTTTGATCGCGGCAATCCCTTGAATGTGATTGTCCGCGGTCAGCTGGGCATACCATATCATTCCCTTACTGCTGAGACTACAATTTACGACAGCAATGGCAAACCGGTAGACCCAATCAGGGATCTCCTGGTTGAAAAACTCTACAATGATTGTTTAGATCGCGTCAGCGAGTTCAAGTTCAAGTCCCAGCCATCCAAGTTGATTGAGGGCAACCGTGACCTAATCGATGATGGTCGGGATAGCCCCGGAGACGGCTCCAAGACGATAAtgcaagctgaagaggccaCCGCTGCGCTTCCCGATGCTCCATCAGTGTCCCAACAAAACGTACCCGAGACAGTAAACATGGTTCCAGTCTCTGCAGATAAGCTAACGGGCCGAGTACATAACGAGCCTGGAGTCCCCGCAACTGTCAAGGCATCAGAAAAGGCAAGGTTGATGGGATGGAACATCAGACCGGGGGCGGCAGAGAAAGGCAACCTTGATTTAACACCCGCCACCGCTCTGGAAGGATCAACATTAGGATCAGTCTTGGACCACGCCATTACCCAGTACAAGAACATTGTTGATCTAAACGCACAAGACCACCGATTAATAAATTGGCACATTGCCAATCTAGAATATAGCAACGCTACAAATCTTCATAAGCTGAGCCTCGGCCTTTGGGACATTGATGCCGGCAACGAATGGGAGGGCAACCACACCATGGTTGTCGGCGGCTATCAGAGTGTCGCTCGTGGCCTGCTCCAATGTCCATCGCCGCTCGACATCATGACCAAGTTCCCAGTGCAGAAAATTACCTACAACGGCGAGGGTTTTGATGGAGTAGCTATAATTGAAAGCGAAGATGGTACACAAGTAGAGGCCAATGCCGTCGTCTGCACCATACCCCTTGGCGTCCTCAAGCAAGGCAGTATTGGCTTCGAGCCTCCGCTGCCTTCGGAGAAGGCGGATGCAATTGGTCGACTAGGGTTTGGTATCCTCAACAAGGTTGTCTTGCTTTACGACAAGGTGTTTTGGGATTCAGACAGACATATCTTTGGTGTACTCCGAGATGCGACCAACCGTCATAGCACATCCCAACAAGATTATAGCACAAATCGGGGACGCTTCTTTCAGTGGTTCAATGTCACCAATACAACTGGTCTACCCTGTCTAATCGCACTCATGGCCGGAGACGCTGGCTTTGACACAGAGCATACGAGTAATGATAGTCTCGTTGCCGAAGCCACGGAGATCTTGAGGAGCGTCTTTGGCAAAGACGTTCCTTATCCCATAGAGACGGTGGTGACGAGATGGGGTTCTGATCGGTTTGCCCGAGGCAGCTACTCTTCGGCTGCCCCCGATATGCTGCCAGAAGACTACAACGTCATGGCGCAACCTGCGGGCAATCTTTTTTTCGCTGGAGAGCATACCATCGGCACGCACCCAGCGACCGTTCACGGCGCATATTTATCAGGACTGCGTGCTGCATCCGAAGTCTTGGAAGCAATGATTGGGCCCATCGAGGTCCCGACTCCTCTCGTTCTCCCAAGGGACTCACTTTTGCTGCATAAACGTAAGGAGGCGGCCAAGGATCCCCGGCAGGCACGCTTAGAAGCATATGAGATAGAGGTATGGGAGCACGTCCTCTCCAAGATTGGCGACCGGCCATTGCGCCCGAACAAGGTGTCCGGTAGTGCCTACATCTTATTCAGCAAGGCTCATTTTGAAGCCgcgaaaaagaaatgcgAAGAAAGCCGCAAACCCGGCAAGACACGGTCCCTGCCAAACGAGGTTCGCATAATGACATCTCGTATGTGGAAAGAGGCCACGCCGGACGAAAGAAAACCATATGAAGAACAGGCCGctgagcagaagaagctttaCCTTCAAGCGATGCAGGAGTACACTGAGCTGGCGGAGAAGTGGGATCGCCAAGCCATCGCGCTCCGAGCTGCCTACGAACAAGAGCATCCTAGCTTGCCCGGTCCGGAGGAAGGACCGGAGGATGCGTCTATGATGCAGAAGCATCGGCGGGCGAGGAACGTGAGTTATGCAGAGGGTGGAGACAGCGATGTGGAATTATAA